The Streptomyces lienomycini sequence AGGCGGCGAGGATCATGTGCACGGTCTGCGGCGGGCTCGCGGGGTTGAGCATGGCTGCCCACGGGTCCACGTCGACGACCCTCCCCTCACGCAGCACGAAGCCGCGGGGCTGGTTCATCCAGGCGTTGGCGCAGACCACGAAGAACGCGGAGGCGACGCCCGCCACCACGATCGGCAGGCCGGTGAGCAGATGCCGTCGGGGCGGCAGCCGGTCCCAGGCGTAGAGGTAGATTCCCAGGAAGATCGCCTCGATGAAGAAGGCGATGCCCTCCAGCGCGAAGGGCAGCCCGATCACCTGGCCGAACCTGCCCATCAGGCCCGGCCACAGCAGCCCCATCTCGAAGCTGAGGATCGTGCCGGACACGGCGCCCACGGCGAAGAGCACCCCCATCGCGCGGGCCCACCTGCGCGCCAGCAACCGGTGGGCGGGGTTGCCGGTACGGATGCCGTACCACTCGGCGATCAGCGTGAGCGCGGGCAGGCCCACACCGAGACACGCGACGACGATGTGCCAGGCGAGGGAGAATCCCATCTGCGCCCTGGCCGCGGCGAGGTCGCCCTCGGACACCTTGTCCACGGCCAGCGCGACGACCGGCCACGGCGCCGCGGCCAGATGATGCATCACGGACACGCCTCCTTGTCGACGGCGAGCGAGGCGCGGAGCCGTCCCGGTGGGTCACTGCACGCCGCCGATATGCCGCTTATGCCCTGTGTAGCCTTCCCTAGAAGGTAGCGACGTGGACGGCGGAAGTCGCCCCGCCACGCCTCCGCGCGGTCAGCTGCGGAGCAGGTCGGCGGAGGCGGCCCAGAGACGCCGGGCGGTGGCGGGGTCGAGTGCCCATTCCTTGACGCCGTGCGGGTGCTGTGCGAGGTCGGCGTCGTTCGGCACGGTGTAGGCCTCTCGCGCATCGTCGAGGTAGTGACCTCCGGAGTGGGCGAACTCGGGGGCGACGGCCGCGACGATGCTGGTGGCGGCCCCCTGCTCGACCGTCTTGTACGTGAAGACCCCGGCGGCCTCGGCGGCGTCCAGCGACTCCTTCTGCCGTGCGGTGAAGTTCCGCTGCAGTCCCGTGGCGACGCCGCCGGGATTCACCGCGTTGGCGACGATCCCGTCGGACGCCCAGAGCCGGGTCGCCTCGACGGCGAAGAGCGAGTTCGCCGTCTTCGACCGGGCGTAGGCGATCTGCGGGTCGTAGTCGCGGTGCTCGAAGTGAAGGTCGTCGAAGTCGATGCCGGAACGCATGTGCGCCGTCGAGCTGACCGAGACGATCCGTGCACCGTCGCGGTCGGACGCTCCCCGGGCCAGTGCGTCGTGCAGGCCGACGGCCAGGGCGAAGTGACCGAGATGGTTGGTCGCGAACTGCAACTCCCAGCCGTCACGCGTCCGTTCGAGGCCGCCGGTGACCACGCCCGCGTTGTTGATCAGCAGGTGGAGCGGCCCGCGCCACGCGTCGACGAAGCGGGTGACGGAGACCCTGTCCGCGAGGTCGAGCCGCATGACCCGCGGTCGGACCGCGCCCGCCGACTTCGCGATCGTCTCGGCGGCGGCGTCGCCCGCGGTCGTGTTCCGGACCGCGAGGGTCACCTCCGCCCCGGCCGTGGCCAGCACGCGAGCCGTCTCGGTTCCGAGTCCGGAGGAGGATCCGGTCACGATCGCACGGACGCCGGTGAGGTGGGCGCCGCGCAGAGCTTCGTCAGCCGTGGTGGCGGAGGAGAAGGGTGTGGAGAGGGGGACGCGAGTGCTCATGGGGCGACTATACGCGCTGGACACAAGTTGTATAGCTTGGTGGCGGCTCGTATGCTCGTGCCATGAGCAGCCCCGATGCCGGCCGCCCTCCGTCGCCGGCCGCCGACGCCGACCGCCGCACCGCGGTTCTGGACTCCGCCATGACCACCTTCGCCCGCTTCGGCTACAGGAAGACCTCGATGGAGGAGGTGGCCCGTGCGGCGCGCATCTCCCGGCCCGGGCTCTACTTCCTCTTCTCCTCCAAGGAGGCCCTGTTCCGTGAGGCGGTCACCCAGGCGTTGGAGGGCGACATCACCGCGGTCGAACATGCCCTGGCCGACAGCGGCCGCCCTCTTGCGGAGCGTCTCGTCGAAGCGTTCGACCAGTGGGCGGGCCGCTACGTCGGCCCGTTGGCACGCGATGTCGCGGCCGTCGTCGAGGACCATCCCGACCTTCTCGGGGACATCGTCGACACCGCGCCGCGACGCTTCGAGGAACTGATCACGCAGGCGATCGCCGTCGAGTCGGGGCGAGAGACGGCCCTCCCCGTCGCACGGACGATGATCAGCGTGTCGATCGGCCTCAAGCACCAGGCCGTGTCACGGGACTTCTACCTCGAGCGACTGGAGGTCGCCGTCGGTCTCCTCACGCGCTGACCCGGCGGCACAACCGATCGCAGGCGCGGTCGGCCGCGTCACGAGGGGCCGACGGCAGACCGTCCGGGCGTACCGGTGGCAGACGGGGCACCGGCGCTGTCGGCGTCCACGCACACCAGCGAGACGCCTACGGGTGCCTGCAGGCCCTGGGCCGGTGTGCCGGGGAGGGCGACCGTCGCCGTCCAGTTGTTCTTCTCCAGGACGAGCGTCCCGCTGCCCATGTCGGGGCCCGGCTGCCAGCCGTACTGGGAACGGGCCCGCGCGAAGGCCGCCTTGAGCGCGGCGTCGACCGTTTCGGGCGCATGCCGTCCCGAGAGCTGTTCGAGGCAACCTTCCCCGAGCTCCAAGGGGGGCCGCCTCCTCTCCACCCCGATGCCTTCCGCCGCGAGTATCGACCGCATCTCCGACACCACCGTGTCCGCGGGCAGAGGCGCACCCGAGAAACGCGGGGGCAGCGGGCCGAGGTCCCGAGGAGCACAGGCCGACGCCGCCGTCAGCACCGCGACGGCGAGGCAGGCCGGGGTCGTGCGTCTCTGCCACCGTCGCATACCGTTGCCCGTCCTCTCCGCCGGGGGCCGGCGAAGAGCGCAGGCTATCAGGCTGTACCGGAGGGCACTGTCACGCACAGGCGTCCCGAACACCCCGCGGAAGCCGCGGCGATGCCGTCCCGTCCGCCTATGCTGTCGAGGCAGGCCCCATACTTCAGCACCGTCTGCGATCCATGGACCGGGAGTGCCCGCGTGAGACTTGACGACCACCGCGTGGTCATCACGGCCGCAGGCCGTGATTTCGGACGTACTCTGGCCGTCCGACTGGCGGACCTGGGTGCCGAAGTCTTCCTCTCCGCGCGCACCCTCGCCGCCGCGGAACGCGTCCGCGACGAGATTCGGGGCCGAGGGCGACAGCAGGTCCACGCCTTCGCCTGCGACCTGACGGACCCGGCCTCGATCCGCGACTTCGCTGCCGGTGTCGCCGGGAACACCGACCGCGTCGACCTGTTGATCAACAACGGCTCCCGCTACCTCGACGGTCCGGATCTGCGGTCCGCCTCCGACGACGACATCGTCGACACCATCGCCTCCGGCGCCACCGGCACCGTCCTGACCGTGAAGAGCTTCCTCCCTCTCCTGCTCAACTCGGACAAGCCGGACCTGGTGACCATGGTCTCCGCCTGTGGAACGGCCGGACATCACCGCTCGGAAGCGCACGACGCCTTCTACGCGGCCAAGAGCGCGCAGGCGGGGTTCGCCGAGATCCTCTCCAAGCGTCTGCGGCCCCAGGGAGTCCGGGTGATCTCCCTCTACCCGCCCGACTTCGACAACCCCGACCCGCTCTCCGGCGAATGGGAGACCGCACCGCGCGAGGCCACGGCCGCCCTCACCGCGCAGTCACTGGTGGACTGCATCGTGTTCGCCGTGTCCCAGCCCCGTGACTGCTTCATCAAGTCGTTCCACTTCGAACAGGTCTGATCGATTCCGGGCCCGTGTTCCGTCCTGACCCGTCCACAGGGCAAGCTGCCTCAACGGCCGTCGCAGGGGTCGTCGCCCGCAGCCGACGGCTTCGTGTCGGCCGCCAGGCAGGAGGAGTACACCCGCGGCGGCGCGGGCCGCTGCTCCGGCTCCGACGGGTCGTCCACGGCGAGGGCCGTCACCGCACCGACGCCGGCCGCACACAGCGCGGCCCACGCGACACCCCGCATACGGCGGCTCGTTCGAATCGGCTTGAGCATCGAGTCATCCTACGAGCAGCGTGGCCCCCGCACGGCGGGCGGCCCGCACTCACCCCGAGGTGAGTGCGGGCCGCCGCTGTCGTGGCGCGGGTCAGCAGCTGGAAGCGGAGCTGATCCGCACCTTGTCGACCACCCAGGAGCCGAACGTGGTGACGTAGCCGGGCGGGGTGCAGTGGGTCTTGCCGTTGGTGAAGTGGGTGTAGACGATGTCGTCGTGCCGGGTGTTCACCATCTTCGTGGCGCCCTTGCTGGAACCGAGGGACTGCCAGCCGCTGGTGACGTCCTTGAACTGGCCCGTCTTCGCGGAGCCCTTGTAGAAGCAGACGTACGGGTAGGCGCAGCCGGCGGCGGCAGCGGACTGCGGGGCCGCCGAGGCCGTCGGGGCGAAGGCCAGGCCGGAGCCCACCGCCACGGCGGCCACGGACAGGGCGAAGCGCTTGCGCATGTTCATCGGGTCGGTTTCCTTCCCGGTCACGGGCCGGGTCCCCCTGTTGGTTCCCCCGAGTTGGCCCTTGGTGCCGTTGACGCGGTGCCGACGGTCGATCAGCTCCGCGGTGCTGCTGGGCCAAGAACGTACGGTCGGCACCGGCACCCGGTCGTCCCGCACCGGGTTGAACTCACGGTACGACCGCGGCGGTAGGGCTGTGGTTCCTGCAACCGCCGGACTACCGCGCCTGGTTGATGTGGTGCTGGCGTTGATCTCGACCGCTGCGGCGGGCCGGTCGAACGGGCGAGGGGCAGGGGTCAGCGCGACTCGGCCGAGAGCGTGCGGCCCAGGTGCGCGAGTGGGGACGAGATCATCACCAGGGGAGACAGCATCATGCCCGCGGCCGTGGCCAGGAGGCCGGCACGCGGACCCCACGTCTCGGCCAGGAAGCCGCCGAGCAGGGAACCCAACGGCGACATCCCCATGCCGACAAAGGTGATCGTCGCCGCCGCCCGGCCCTGCAACCCGTCCGGAGTGACCGTCTGCCGTACGGCCATGACCGCCACGTTCACCAACTGGCCGCCCGCACCGAACACGAGGTTCGCCGCGACGAGCACCGGAACGGTCACCGCGGTGGAGCCGTGCAGTGCCGGGACGCACAGGAAGACGCCGTCGCCGAGCGCCGCCGCGGCCACCAGCACCGGCCCGTAGCCGAACCGGCCCGGCAGACGGGCGGCCAGCACGGAGCCCAGGAGCGCACCCGGCCCCGTCGCCGCCAGCACCAGCCCGACCTGGCTCGCGGACAGGTGCAGGTCCCGCGGCAGGAAGAGCAGGTAGACGGTCATCGTGGCCGCGAAGGAGAACTGGAAGGCCGCCGAGGCCAGGCACACGGCCCGCAGCGTGGTGTCGCGGACGACGAAACGCAGCCCCTCGTGGATGCGTCGCCAGACCCGGCCGGGACGTTCCAGGTGTACCGGGGCGGACTCCGCTCGCTGGATCCGGCGGATCGAAAGAAACGACAGCGCGAAGCACACCGCACCGGACGCGACGGCGGCCGGCGCCGACAGAAGCGACACCAACGCACCCCCGAGGGCCGGACCACCGATCTGCGCGGCGGACCGGCTGCCCTCAAGCGCACTGTTGCCCCGTACGAGTTGCTCGGGTCGCACCAACCGCACGAGGGACGCCTGGTAGGCGACGTCGAAGAACACGGACAGCGCTCCCACGACGAAGGCGGTCAGGAGCAGCGCGGGCAGGCCGAGGAGCCCGAAGAAGCAGGCCAGGGCCGCGGCACCCAGAGCAAGCGTGCGCCCGATGTCGGTCAGCACCAGCACCGTGCGGGTCCGCCACCTGTCCACCCACGCGCCGACGAAGAGCGCGAGCAACAGGACCGGCGCCTGGCCCACCGCGCGTAGGACGCCCAGCTGGGCGGCACTGGCGTCGAGTGTCAGGACGGCCAGAAGGGGGAGGACCACCAGCCCGGTGTGTTCTCCGAGTTGGGACACGGTCTGCCCGGCCCAGAGTCGGCGGAAGTCGCTGTCCCGCCACACACTCGACGGAGCGGGACGGTCGGAATCGGACGAAGCGGAGGAGGCGGACGGCACGGGAATCCCTCGGGTCGCGGGCAACGAGGCCCGTCCGGCGGGCACACCACAGGTGCGCCGACGGTTCGGGCGGAAAGGGGGCTCGCTGTGCCGCGACATCAAGGGCAGCACGCGATGACGGGCCGACAGGCCCTCGACGTCAACGCGCGCTCGGACGACCGACCATGGCTGCAACTCCTCGAAGGATGACTCGCTTCCCCCGGACACTAGCGTCACGTGGTGCGTAGGGAAAGGAGATGAGACGTGCGCCGAGCGGACTGCGCACCGCCGTGGGGGATGGCGTCGGTCCGACCGGTGGACTAGGTTGTGCGGCGATGACTACCGGGACGGCCTCGCGCCACACACGGATCGGTGACCCGGTGCTCCACTGAGCGCCGCCCGGGCTCCGCCTCCTGTCGTGCTGATCACAGCTCGACACGTCAACCACGACAGGAGAAGCGATGCCCACCGAGACACTGCACATTCCGACCGCCGACGGCCGTGCCGACGCGTTCGCCGCCCACCCCGACGGCGATGAGCGGCACCCAGGGGTGCTGATGTACCCCGACGGCTTCGGGATCCGGCCCGTGCTGCGGGAGTTGGCCCGCGAACTGGCAGGGCACGGGTACTACGTCCTCGTTCCCCATCCCTTCTACCGGCACGGCCCGGCACCCGTTCTCGAACTCCCCGCCCACATCGGAGAGGAGGAGCGGCCCGCGGTCTTCGCCCGGCTGATGCCCATGATCGAGGCGCACACCGTCGAACGCGCCCTGAGCGACGCCCACGCCTACCTCGACTTCCTCGCCACGCGACCCGAGGTCGCCCCCGGACCGGTCGCCGTGACCGGATACTGCATCGGCGGCCTTCTCGCGGTGCGCACCGCCGCGGCCCACCCCGGGCGGGTGGCCGCCGTCGCCGGGTTCCACGGTCCGGTGGGCGCGGCCGGGCCCGAGCTCTTCTCCGGGCTCACCGCCCAGGTGCACTTCGGCCACGCCGAAGGCGACCTGACACCCGAGGCACTCGCCGGACTCAACCAGTCCCTGGACGCCGCGGGCGTCGACCACACCTCCGAGATCTATCCCGGCACCGTCCACGGCTTCACCATGTCCGACACCGACGCCTTCGACCCCGCGGCGCTGCGGCTCCACTGGGAGCGTTTGCTGCCCCTCCTCGCCCGCACGCTGCGGCCCGGTGGCGGGGGAGCGGCGGCACCGGCGTCCGGCTGAAGCCGCCGGGAGCCCCGAGCCCGGGGCGGAGGAGTCCGCCCCGGGCCGTTGCCGAGCCCTGCCCCGTCGGTGTCCGCCGGTCAGTAGGCGGTACTGACGGTGACTCCGCTGAACCCGCTCGCGGCGTACAGGCCGAGGTAGTTCGCGCCGGCCGCGGGGTTGTCGACGGTCAGGGTGTGGCCGTTGCCGGTGCCCGTGGCATGCTGGGTGTAACTGCCGGTCCCGGGCCAGCCGTTGGCGCTGTAGTAGAGGTCCGCGTCACCGGTGCCGCCGGACGTGGTGATCGTCAGCCGGGTGGTGCCGGCGGGGACGTAGAGGTACAGGTAGGCGTAGTTCCCGGTGGTGGCCGACTGGTTGCCGCGCCGGCAGTTCTGGCCCAGCTCCCTGGGATCGCTGCCGGTGCATTCGGTCCCGGTACCGCCGCCGACGGTGACCGTCCTCGTGGCGGAGGCGGTGGCGCCCTTGTCGTCCGTGACGGTCAGCTTCACGGAGTAGGTGCCGGCGGTGCCGTACGTCTTGCCGGGGTTGGTGGCGGTCGAGGTGGTGCCGTCACCGAAGTCCCAGGACCTGGAGGCGATCGTGCCGTCGGCGTCCGTGGACCGGTCGGTGAAGGTGACCCGCACGTCCTGCACGGCGGTGGTGAAGGCGGCGGTGGGGGCCTGGTTGCCGGGCGGGTTGGTGCCCCCGCCGCAGTCACCGGCCGCGCAGCCCGCCAGCCAGGTGTACCAGTCGGTGTCGTAGCGGGTGCCGATGGTGCCGGTCAGGTAGGTGCGGGCGGCGTTCCAGTCCCCGGCGCGGTAGTGGCCGAGCACCCTGTCCAGGTCGGCGCGGTGCTTCTCGAGCATGTACCGCGTGGCGAGGTAGCCCCAGCGGTAGACGCGCGTGGTGTCGTGGCTGTACGTGGTGTCGAAGAGGGTGCTCAGGGCGTACGTACGGCGACCGGCCTCCGTCATCGCCTCCGTGTAGGGGACTCCGCGGTAGGAGTAGGAGACGTACTCGGCGAAACCTTCGATCCACCAGATGGTCGGGGTGGTGATGTTGGCGTTGAAGTCGCCGTACATGTCGAAGCGGCCGTCGAGGTAGTGGGTGTACTCGTGGTTGAGGTTCCAGATCTGGAAGTCCGGGCGCACCCACTCGGCCTCGTAGGCGATGAAGCGTGGCTGGTTGCCGGCCGCCGAAGGGTCGCCCTCCAGGTACATGCCGCCGTTGTTGGTGTCGATCCCGTAGATCGCGCCGGCGTAGGTCTGGTAGTCGGTGCTGGAGTCGAAGACCACGACCTCGATGGTGGCGTTGCCGTCCCCGGCGACGGGTCCGCCGTCACGGACGACGCCGTGGAAGTAGGCGTCCTGGCCGCGCAGGCTGTCGCAACTGGCGGACAGCTCGCCCGAGGTCATCTGCTGGGCCTTGATGGTGATGCCGGCGCTGCACGTGTAGGTCACCGGCAGCACCGCCTTCGTCAGTTGCCCCTGGAGGTCGCAGGTGCCGTAGGAGGAGCAGTTGGCCTTGTCGTAGTAGTCGGTCATCTCGGCGACCCCGACCCAGAGCGGGGCGGTGGTGCCCTTGATGGAGCTGGCGTCGAGCAGACCGGAGGCCAGGGGGCGGACCTTGCTCCGCAGGGCGGAGTGCTGCAGGAACCTGCCGAGTTCACGTCCGGCGTTGGAGGTGAGGTACGACTGGTCGGTGCCCAGGAGCGAGAGGTGACCGGCCGCGAAGCCGTACAGCGCGTCGATCAGACCGGGATCCGACTGGACGGCGGCCACGAAGGCGGGTACCTGGTGGCCGCGGAAGGTCACGGTGTAGACGTTGTTGACCGCGTTGAGCATCCACCAGGAGGAGTTCCAGGTGGAGTCGTACGCCGCCAGCAGCCGCTCGAGCACGGGTATGTAGCGGGCGTTCTCCTCGGCGCTGTCGATGAGGGTGACGGCCTCGGCGAGGGTCTCACCGTTGGCGTCGTTGACGTCGCGGGAGCGGGGGGCGGCGAAGAAGGCGTCGAGCCCCGCACGCACGGCGGACTGCAGCGCGCTGCCGTAGGAGCCGACCGTGCCGGCGTTGTAGTAGTGCACGTAGTAGCCGGCGCGCAGGTAGAGCACGAGCTGCGGCATGCCGGTGCTCGAGTCGCCGGGGTAGGACGCCGAGCCGTCGCGCAGCGCGTAGGCGACGGTGGTCATCTGCGCCTCGCGGAAGGCCTGGTAGGCGTTGCTCCCGGTCAGGTCGAAGAGGGTGTTGACGCAGTCGGTCGTCGACGCCTTGATCTGCTGCACCAGCGCGCTGCCGGTGCGGGAGGTGAAGTCGGCGACGTCGCAGGCGGCTGCGGTGGCCGCGGCGGCCTTCCCTGCGGCCCTGCCGTCGGCCGGCGAGTTTGCCGACCGGGAGGGCGGAG is a genomic window containing:
- a CDS encoding MFS transporter; translation: MPSASSASSDSDRPAPSSVWRDSDFRRLWAGQTVSQLGEHTGLVVLPLLAVLTLDASAAQLGVLRAVGQAPVLLLALFVGAWVDRWRTRTVLVLTDIGRTLALGAAALACFFGLLGLPALLLTAFVVGALSVFFDVAYQASLVRLVRPEQLVRGNSALEGSRSAAQIGGPALGGALVSLLSAPAAVASGAVCFALSFLSIRRIQRAESAPVHLERPGRVWRRIHEGLRFVVRDTTLRAVCLASAAFQFSFAATMTVYLLFLPRDLHLSASQVGLVLAATGPGALLGSVLAARLPGRFGYGPVLVAAAALGDGVFLCVPALHGSTAVTVPVLVAANLVFGAGGQLVNVAVMAVRQTVTPDGLQGRAAATITFVGMGMSPLGSLLGGFLAETWGPRAGLLATAAGMMLSPLVMISSPLAHLGRTLSAESR
- a CDS encoding TetR/AcrR family transcriptional regulator → MSSPDAGRPPSPAADADRRTAVLDSAMTTFARFGYRKTSMEEVARAARISRPGLYFLFSSKEALFREAVTQALEGDITAVEHALADSGRPLAERLVEAFDQWAGRYVGPLARDVAAVVEDHPDLLGDIVDTAPRRFEELITQAIAVESGRETALPVARTMISVSIGLKHQAVSRDFYLERLEVAVGLLTR
- a CDS encoding SDR family NAD(P)-dependent oxidoreductase is translated as MSTRVPLSTPFSSATTADEALRGAHLTGVRAIVTGSSSGLGTETARVLATAGAEVTLAVRNTTAGDAAAETIAKSAGAVRPRVMRLDLADRVSVTRFVDAWRGPLHLLINNAGVVTGGLERTRDGWELQFATNHLGHFALAVGLHDALARGASDRDGARIVSVSSTAHMRSGIDFDDLHFEHRDYDPQIAYARSKTANSLFAVEATRLWASDGIVANAVNPGGVATGLQRNFTARQKESLDAAEAAGVFTYKTVEQGAATSIVAAVAPEFAHSGGHYLDDAREAYTVPNDADLAQHPHGVKEWALDPATARRLWAASADLLRS
- a CDS encoding collagenase — encoded protein: MRKSLVRRRLGAALPLALTVAMGFGLLAQPADARAGSPVSVAEPAAGGDEHAGPPPVAQSPTADSEHVGRGRLKASSLPPLAASKEALKESYGRHDEPPAPPSRSANSPADGRAAGKAAAATAAACDVADFTSRTGSALVQQIKASTTDCVNTLFDLTGSNAYQAFREAQMTTVAYALRDGSASYPGDSSTGMPQLVLYLRAGYYVHYYNAGTVGSYGSALQSAVRAGLDAFFAAPRSRDVNDANGETLAEAVTLIDSAEENARYIPVLERLLAAYDSTWNSSWWMLNAVNNVYTVTFRGHQVPAFVAAVQSDPGLIDALYGFAAGHLSLLGTDQSYLTSNAGRELGRFLQHSALRSKVRPLASGLLDASSIKGTTAPLWVGVAEMTDYYDKANCSSYGTCDLQGQLTKAVLPVTYTCSAGITIKAQQMTSGELSASCDSLRGQDAYFHGVVRDGGPVAGDGNATIEVVVFDSSTDYQTYAGAIYGIDTNNGGMYLEGDPSAAGNQPRFIAYEAEWVRPDFQIWNLNHEYTHYLDGRFDMYGDFNANITTPTIWWIEGFAEYVSYSYRGVPYTEAMTEAGRRTYALSTLFDTTYSHDTTRVYRWGYLATRYMLEKHRADLDRVLGHYRAGDWNAARTYLTGTIGTRYDTDWYTWLAGCAAGDCGGGTNPPGNQAPTAAFTTAVQDVRVTFTDRSTDADGTIASRSWDFGDGTTSTATNPGKTYGTAGTYSVKLTVTDDKGATASATRTVTVGGGTGTECTGSDPRELGQNCRRGNQSATTGNYAYLYLYVPAGTTRLTITTSGGTGDADLYYSANGWPGTGSYTQHATGTGNGHTLTVDNPAAGANYLGLYAASGFSGVTVSTAY
- a CDS encoding SDR family oxidoreductase; the protein is MRLDDHRVVITAAGRDFGRTLAVRLADLGAEVFLSARTLAAAERVRDEIRGRGRQQVHAFACDLTDPASIRDFAAGVAGNTDRVDLLINNGSRYLDGPDLRSASDDDIVDTIASGATGTVLTVKSFLPLLLNSDKPDLVTMVSACGTAGHHRSEAHDAFYAAKSAQAGFAEILSKRLRPQGVRVISLYPPDFDNPDPLSGEWETAPREATAALTAQSLVDCIVFAVSQPRDCFIKSFHFEQV
- a CDS encoding dienelactone hydrolase family protein codes for the protein MPTETLHIPTADGRADAFAAHPDGDERHPGVLMYPDGFGIRPVLRELARELAGHGYYVLVPHPFYRHGPAPVLELPAHIGEEERPAVFARLMPMIEAHTVERALSDAHAYLDFLATRPEVAPGPVAVTGYCIGGLLAVRTAAAHPGRVAAVAGFHGPVGAAGPELFSGLTAQVHFGHAEGDLTPEALAGLNQSLDAAGVDHTSEIYPGTVHGFTMSDTDAFDPAALRLHWERLLPLLARTLRPGGGGAAAPASG